AACCGACATGGGCAGCGTCAAGCAATCCATTGGCAAGCTGGCTATACAGACTTTGAAAAACACTGAAGATATAGAATGGATCAAAGAAAACATGGTTACCAAAAACGACCATAATAAAGTGATGACGGCTTTGGATGAGGTCTTGCATATTGTGAGGCGGAGCGACGAGGAGAGGGTGGTTATGAATGCCAGATTGGACCGGCTGGACGCCCAGAAGGCCGATAAAACCGAAGTGGAGCGCCTCCGCTGAAGCTATGGCATATAGCGCTTGAAGGGGCCAAGCCACGCCACGCCATAGGCGGAGGCTCCGCTTTGCCACCGCTTTGCGGGGCAAGCGGGGCCGTTGGCAGAAAGCGTAAGCGGAAAAAATAAAGATCCATATCGGAATGGAATGAAACGGCCAAAAGGGAGATTATACGATGAACAAATATTTCACATTAGCATATTGGATTGACGACGGTTGGTATGTGGGTAGAATAAGAGAAATTCCCGGCATTTTCAGCCAGGGTGAAACCCTTGATGAATTGAAGGAGAATATAAAAGAGGCATACAATCTGATGCTCCAAGAGGACAAGGCGGCGGCAGAAGAAGGTTTCGATGTCAAGGAATTAGAGTTGGCGGTTTGAAAAGGAGGGACCTCTTACGGCAACTGGCGGCCGCAGGATGTTATTTGGCGAAACATGGCGCTAATCACGATATCTATGCCAATATGAAAAACGGGAGAAAAGCTCCGGTTCCGCGCCATTCAGAGATAAAAGAAAGCCTTTGCGCTTTGATCAAAAAACAGTTGGGTATAGGAATTTAGCCTTTTGCAGGAAAACTTTGAATAATTTAAACAATTATAAAAGCATTTAACTTGTGGTGAGTTAATCGAACCAAATGAAACCCCGAAATAAAATAGGCTGTGTTGGCATGATTCTTGCAACACACACACACACACAATAACACTCTCTTAAATAAAAAAGAGGGCGTAGTAAATACTAAGGCTTCGCGCTTTCCGTAAATGGAAGGCGCGGGGCTTTTTTGTTTTAAGCTTTTCCATTTAGTTTGAATGAGCATATGAAAGGAGGTGAATCATATGGCAATAAGAATTGGACGCAGCTTTGCGGATCTGATAAATGCTTTGGAGCAAATCATTGCCGGCCTGAAAGCGGCCACCGGCGACGCCAAGCAAAAGGCTTATGCCGTGGAACTGGGCAAATATTTGAGCGCCCTGCGGACGTTGGATGAAAAACAGGAGAAAGCCAAGACAGAGTTGCACTCGGTTTCCAAGGATTTGAATAAGAACGAAACCGAGGCGCGGTTGTTGCTGGGCAAGACGGTAAGTTATTTGGAATCGGAATATGGCAAATCATCGCCGGAATTGCAACAATACGGGGTGGCCCGCAGGCAGCCGGGCGGCAAAAAGGGGCCGAGGGTAAAAGCTTAGAGAACCGGGCCAGGATTTTACGGTATCCCAAGGCGGTATTTAAGTATTGTGAAGCGTATTGCAATATCATGGCATGATACTGCAATACCAAGCCTGGGTAATACCGTATCTTGTCGTGATACGCCAGTACAGGGACAAGATACTCGAGTATATTGCCGTAATACGCCAGTACCGGGTCAAGATACGCGAATATTTTGTCGTAATACGCCAGTATTACTATGAAATACGATAGTATTATTAGGTTTGGGCAAGTCCAAAAAGGTTTTGGGGCTTCGGCGTGTGACTTCGGTGTGCCTGCGTGCCATAGCCCCGCCAACGGCG
This portion of the candidate division TA06 bacterium genome encodes:
- a CDS encoding type II toxin-antitoxin system HicB family antitoxin, giving the protein MNKYFTLAYWIDDGWYVGRIREIPGIFSQGETLDELKENIKEAYNLMLQEDKAAAEEGFDVKELELAV
- a CDS encoding type II toxin-antitoxin system HicA family toxin, with product MKRRDLLRQLAAAGCYLAKHGANHDIYANMKNGRKAPVPRHSEIKESLCALIKKQLGIGI